In Leopardus geoffroyi isolate Oge1 chromosome D1, O.geoffroyi_Oge1_pat1.0, whole genome shotgun sequence, a single window of DNA contains:
- the LGALS12 gene encoding galectin-12 isoform X2: MSPGEKPDPLPDTFILQPPVFHPVVPYVTTIFGGLRAGKMVTLQGVVPLDARRFQVDFQCGCSVHPRPDIAIHFNPRFHATKPHVICNTLYLERWQAEARWPRLGLQRGASFLILFLFGNEEMKVSVNGQHFLHYRYRLPLSRVDTLGIFGDILVEAVGFLNINPFAEGGIEYPVGYPFLLKSPSLEVPCSRALPKGLWPGQVIVLRGLVLPEPKDITLSLRDEAAHVPVTLRASFADRTLAWIAPWGCKRLISAPFLFYPRRFFEVLLLCQEGGLKLALNGQGLGATSVHRQVLEQLRELRISGSVQLYCVHC; encoded by the exons GTGGTTCCTTACGTGACGACAATTTTCGGTGGCCTGCGTGCAGGCAAGATGGTCACGCTCCAGGGAGTGGTCCCTCTCGACGCACGCAG GTTCCAGGTAGACTTCCAGTGCGGCTGCAGCGTGCATCCCCGGCCGGACATCGCCATCCACTTCAACCCTCGCTTTCACGCCACCAAGCCCCACGTCATCTGCAACACCCTGTACCTCGAGCGCTGGCAGGCCGAGGCCCGGTGGCCCCGCCTGGGCCTGCAGAGAGGAGCCAGCTTCCTCATCCTCTTTCTCTTcggaaatgaggaaatgaag GTGAGCGTGAACGGACAGCACTTTCTCCACTACCGCTACCGGCTCCCGCTGTCCCGTGTGGACACCCTGGGCATATTTGGTGACATCTTGGTGGAGGCCGTTGGGTTCCTGAACATCAAC CCATTTGCAGAGGGCGGCATTGAGTATCCGGTCGGATAT CCCTTCCTGCTGAAGAGCCCCAGCCTG GAGGTGCCCTGCTCTCGGGCCCTTCCCAAGGGTCTCTGGCCGGGACAGGTGATCGTACTGCGGGGGCTGGTCTTGCCAGAGCCGAAGGA CATCACGCTGAGCCTGCGGGACGAGGCGGCTCACGTTCCTGTGACGCTCAGGGCTTCCTTCGCAGACAGAACTCTGGCCTGGATCGCGCCCTGGGGGTGCAAGAGGCTGATCTCGGCCCCCTTCCTGTTCTACCCCCGGCGATTTTTTGAG GTGCTGCTCCTGTGCCAGGAGGGAGGGCTGAAGCTGGCGCTCAacgggcagggcctgggggccaCCAGCGTGCACCGGCAGGTCCTGGAGCAGCTGCGGGAGCTCCGGATCAGCGGCAGCGTCCAGCTCTACTGTGTCCACTGCTGA
- the LGALS12 gene encoding galectin-12 isoform X3, giving the protein MVTLQGVVPLDARRFQVDFQCGCSVHPRPDIAIHFNPRFHATKPHVICNTLYLERWQAEARWPRLGLQRGASFLILFLFGNEEMKVSVNGQHFLHYRYRLPLSRVDTLGIFGDILVEAVGFLNINPFAEGGIEYPVGYPFLLKSPSLEVPCSRALPKGLWPGQVIVLRGLVLPEPKDITLSLRDEAAHVPVTLRASFADRTLAWIAPWGCKRLISAPFLFYPRRFFEVLLLCQEGGLKLALNGQGLGATSVHRQVLEQLRELRISGSVQLYCVHC; this is encoded by the exons ATGGTCACGCTCCAGGGAGTGGTCCCTCTCGACGCACGCAG GTTCCAGGTAGACTTCCAGTGCGGCTGCAGCGTGCATCCCCGGCCGGACATCGCCATCCACTTCAACCCTCGCTTTCACGCCACCAAGCCCCACGTCATCTGCAACACCCTGTACCTCGAGCGCTGGCAGGCCGAGGCCCGGTGGCCCCGCCTGGGCCTGCAGAGAGGAGCCAGCTTCCTCATCCTCTTTCTCTTcggaaatgaggaaatgaag GTGAGCGTGAACGGACAGCACTTTCTCCACTACCGCTACCGGCTCCCGCTGTCCCGTGTGGACACCCTGGGCATATTTGGTGACATCTTGGTGGAGGCCGTTGGGTTCCTGAACATCAAC CCATTTGCAGAGGGCGGCATTGAGTATCCGGTCGGATAT CCCTTCCTGCTGAAGAGCCCCAGCCTG GAGGTGCCCTGCTCTCGGGCCCTTCCCAAGGGTCTCTGGCCGGGACAGGTGATCGTACTGCGGGGGCTGGTCTTGCCAGAGCCGAAGGA CATCACGCTGAGCCTGCGGGACGAGGCGGCTCACGTTCCTGTGACGCTCAGGGCTTCCTTCGCAGACAGAACTCTGGCCTGGATCGCGCCCTGGGGGTGCAAGAGGCTGATCTCGGCCCCCTTCCTGTTCTACCCCCGGCGATTTTTTGAG GTGCTGCTCCTGTGCCAGGAGGGAGGGCTGAAGCTGGCGCTCAacgggcagggcctgggggccaCCAGCGTGCACCGGCAGGTCCTGGAGCAGCTGCGGGAGCTCCGGATCAGCGGCAGCGTCCAGCTCTACTGTGTCCACTGCTGA